The following are encoded together in the Deltaproteobacteria bacterium genome:
- the serS gene encoding serine--tRNA ligase, with protein MLDIRLIRTEPDRVKAELAKVGFPAFQVDALLDADRRRREALHALEQLRAERTAASKTIRDIGDAGQREQAIAAQRALGERIAAAEKEATAAEEEFNRLMLEVPNLPHPDVPVGPDESANVVVRTEGALPTFDFPPLPHWELGPALGVIDFERGVKVSGTRFYVLRGAGARLQRALITWMLDLHTREHGYTEVYPPAMVKGECLVGTGNLPKFADTLYRDVEEDHWFVPTAEVPVTNLYRDEILERLPVHHVAYTPCFRREKMSAGRDVRGIKRGHQFDKVELVKFVRPETSDDELVRLLADAEDVCRRLGLPYRIVQMCTGDLSFTAAMKYDIEVWAPGCAEWLEVSSCSNFRDFQARRANIRYRPAPRAKPELVHTLNGSGLALPRVMIAVLETYQRADGSVAVPEVLRPYVGVDMIARGAPT; from the coding sequence ATGCTTGATATCCGCCTGATCCGCACCGAGCCCGACCGCGTGAAGGCCGAGCTCGCCAAGGTGGGATTTCCGGCGTTCCAGGTGGACGCGCTCCTCGACGCGGATCGGCGGCGCCGCGAGGCCCTGCACGCGCTCGAGCAGCTCCGCGCCGAGCGGACGGCTGCCTCCAAGACGATCCGCGACATCGGCGATGCGGGGCAGCGCGAGCAGGCCATCGCCGCGCAGCGGGCGCTGGGCGAGCGGATCGCGGCGGCGGAGAAGGAGGCCACCGCAGCCGAGGAGGAGTTCAACCGGCTGATGCTCGAGGTGCCGAACCTGCCGCACCCCGACGTCCCGGTCGGACCCGACGAATCCGCCAACGTGGTCGTCCGCACCGAGGGCGCGCTGCCGACCTTCGACTTCCCGCCGCTGCCCCACTGGGAGCTCGGCCCCGCACTCGGCGTCATCGACTTCGAGCGCGGCGTGAAGGTCTCCGGCACGCGCTTCTACGTGCTGCGTGGCGCCGGGGCGCGGCTCCAGCGCGCGCTCATCACCTGGATGCTCGACCTGCACACGCGCGAGCACGGGTACACGGAGGTCTACCCGCCCGCGATGGTGAAGGGCGAGTGTCTGGTCGGCACCGGCAACCTGCCGAAGTTCGCCGACACCCTCTACCGCGACGTCGAGGAGGACCACTGGTTCGTGCCCACCGCGGAGGTGCCGGTCACGAACCTCTATCGGGACGAGATCCTCGAGCGGCTGCCGGTCCACCACGTCGCCTACACGCCGTGCTTCCGGCGCGAGAAGATGTCGGCCGGCCGCGACGTCCGCGGCATCAAGCGCGGGCACCAGTTCGACAAGGTGGAGCTGGTCAAGTTCGTGCGGCCTGAGACCTCCGACGACGAGCTGGTCCGGCTCCTCGCCGACGCCGAGGACGTCTGCCGCCGTCTCGGGCTTCCCTACCGCATCGTCCAGATGTGCACCGGCGACCTCTCGTTCACCGCCGCGATGAAGTACGACATCGAGGTCTGGGCCCCGGGGTGCGCGGAGTGGCTCGAGGTCAGCTCCTGCTCGAATTTCCGCGATTTCCAGGCCCGCCGGGCGAACATCCGCTATCGGCCGGCGCCGCGCGCCAAGCCGGAGCTCGTGCACACGCTGAACGGCTCCGGGCTGGCCCTCCCGCGCGTGATGATCGCGGTGCTCGAGACCTACCAGCGCGCCGACGGGAGCGTCGCGGTGCCCGAGGTCCTGCGTCCGTACGTCGGCGTCGATATGATCGCCCGCGGCGCCCCTACATGA